The sequence below is a genomic window from Sorangiineae bacterium MSr12523.
CTGAGCGCACTGAAGATCGTCAAAGACAACAACCCCGGCATCGTGACCATCGTCACCTTCGGGACTTCGACGTCCGGCCCCAACGACACGGGCAAGCGCCTCATCGATCAATCGAAGGCCCTCGGGTCCAACATCGATATCTATACGCTCATGCCGTTCGATTTCGGCAGCTCCAACATCTACAACGACACCGTCGGTGCCGTCGAAGGGCTCAAGAGCAAGCTGCAATCGACCTTCGGCTGGTCCGAGGCCGAGGCGTACGGTCATATTGGCGTCTCGGGCATGAACGGTCTTTCCGACCAGCAAGAGATGACGAGCGTGGATACGTGGACCCAAATTCGCGATTGGGGCCGAGGCAAGGGCCTGGCCCGGCTTGCATTTTGGTCCGTCAATCGCGACCGTGGTTGTCCCGGCGGTGGCGTCGTTTCCAATTGCAGTGGGATAGCGCAATCCGACTGGGCTTTTACCCAGGTGAACGCCGGCTTCTGATCGCCGCGGTCATCGCTTCGATGCGCATCGTGACGCCGAAATCGCCAACGATTTCGGCGTCTCTTTTTTGTCAGGCCATCTACCACGTGTCCGCGGGTCCAAGCGCGTAGCGCAGTCGGATCAGACCTCCGCCGAGCGGCTTGTGCTCGATCAGTGTCGCTTCTCGTCGCTCGTCGCGCGGAAGCACGATCCTGCGCCCCTCGTCTTCGAGCGAGGGGGTGACGACCACGATGATCTCGTCGACGAGTCCGGCGCCGAGAAATGCGTTGTGAAGACGCTCGCCGCCGACGACGAGGGCCACTTGATGTCCGCGCTCACGAAGCAGCGCGAGTGCAGCGCGCGGATCGGTGGCAGTCCGGGCCGGCGCGCCGGGGGGCAAGGCCAGGGTGCTCGATACGACGACGATGTCGATGCCCTCGAGCGGCGCGTTCTGCGGGCGCCGAGAGGCGTTCTCTTGAAATTCGAGAAATGTCTGCCGCCCGACGATGAAGTTGCCGTGCTCCCGCGCGTGTGCGGCGAAGTCGGCCGTGGCTTCGGGCTTCGGCGTGTGGCGCTGGGAGGAGCGAGCATAGTTTCCGTTGGCGGTGAGGGTGGCCCAAAGGATCGTTTTCATGCCCGACAACATGGCGTCGCGCCGCATTTCGCTCAATTGCTGCACGATGAGACTCAGTGATCCATAATTGATCCAAATGCTCGACACCGAAGAACTGCTCGTCTTCTCCCGGATCGTGGCGACGCAATCGCTCGCGCGCGCCGCCGTCGAACTCCGGCTGCCACGCGCCACCGTCAGCCGCCGCCTCTCCGGGCTCGAGGCAAAGCTCGGTGTCCGCCTCCTCCGGCGCACCACGCGATCCATGGCCCTCACGGATGCCGGTCGGGAGCTTCTTCGCCATGCCCACGCCGTCGTCGACGCCGCCCTCGCGGCTGAGGCGAGCGTCCGCCGCCGCGAGGACGACCTTCGAGGCAATGTGCGCGTCTCCATCGGCCGTGCAAGCGCGGCGGGGCTCTCCGACGTGCTTGCCGACTTCATCGTCGCCCACCCGTCGGTGCGACTCCTCGTGCACGTTTCCGATCGCAGCGTCGATCTCCAACGCGACGACATCGATGTCGCGATCCGCGCGAGCTCGAAGATCGCGCCAGGACTCGTCGCGCGCCAGCTCACGCCGGCGCACCTCGTTGCCGTCGCCGCACCGAGCTACCTCACGCGCCACGGAACGCCGACATCGCTCGAGGCGCTCAAGGAACATCGCTGCCTGCTCGGCCTCGACGAGCGAATGAAGCCCCGTACGCATTGGCCGGCGGGCAAGCGCAAGGTCACCGTGCGCGGGGCCGTCCATTCCGATGATCCTCACCTGCTCACGCAACTCTGCGTGCGCGGGCTCGGGATCGCGCTGCTGCCGAGCCGTCTCGTCGACGAGCACATCCGGCGCGGTGATCTGGTCGTCGTGCTCGCCGATCGCCTTCGCGTCGAAGGCGCCATCTTTCTCGTCTACCCCGAGCGCGCGCTGATGCCGCCGCAGATCCGCGCATTCGTCGACTGGATCCGCGCACGCGCCCCGGCCGTCCTACGTACGCGCGCGGAAGGTACGTGAAGCGTGCTCATGAAATTGCGAATCATTCGCGCTTATACGCCTATTTGACCTTGACGAGATCGTGCCCCCAACCGCGCGACTCGAAACGCTTGACCATCTTTCCGTCGGACAAGACTTCGTAGCCCGTGGTGGACGCGTAGTCCTTGCTCACGAGCAGAACGAAGGTGCGGCCATCGAGCTTGAAGGTGCCGTAACCGCCGCCGAAGAAGCCGACCCCATCGACGGGCGCGGCCGTTTTGTTCTTCAGATCGACGCTCCAGAAACGCCAATTGTTGCTCTCCGCGGCTTCCTTCTGGCTCATGCCCTGGGGCAGATTCTCATGATGGAACACCGACATGAATCCCTTGCCATCTCCGATGTAGCTGAATGCTGCG
It includes:
- a CDS encoding dihydrofolate reductase family protein; translation: MSSIWINYGSLSLIVQQLSEMRRDAMLSGMKTILWATLTANGNYARSSQRHTPKPEATADFAAHAREHGNFIVGRQTFLEFQENASRRPQNAPLEGIDIVVVSSTLALPPGAPARTATDPRAALALLRERGHQVALVVGGERLHNAFLGAGLVDEIIVVVTPSLEDEGRRIVLPRDERREATLIEHKPLGGGLIRLRYALGPADTW
- a CDS encoding LysR family transcriptional regulator, which translates into the protein MLDTEELLVFSRIVATQSLARAAVELRLPRATVSRRLSGLEAKLGVRLLRRTTRSMALTDAGRELLRHAHAVVDAALAAEASVRRREDDLRGNVRVSIGRASAAGLSDVLADFIVAHPSVRLLVHVSDRSVDLQRDDIDVAIRASSKIAPGLVARQLTPAHLVAVAAPSYLTRHGTPTSLEALKEHRCLLGLDERMKPRTHWPAGKRKVTVRGAVHSDDPHLLTQLCVRGLGIALLPSRLVDEHIRRGDLVVVLADRLRVEGAIFLVYPERALMPPQIRAFVDWIRARAPAVLRTRAEGT